In Hyphomicrobium denitrificans 1NES1, one DNA window encodes the following:
- the argH gene encoding argininosuccinate lyase, whose translation MTDKSANAMWGGRFQMSPAEIMQEINASIGFDKRLAPQDIRGSKAHAQMLAEAGIITKADAREIAKGLDQIQAEIDTGTFEFSVALEDVHMNVESRLKTLIGAAAGRLHTARSRNDQVATDFRLYVRDAVDGIDEALERVQQALAEKAEVHAATVMPGFTHLQPAQPVTFGHHLLAYVEMIARDRGRFADARKRLNECPLGSAALAGTSFPIDRKKTAEALGFDRPMANSLDGVSDRDFALETLAAATITAVHFSRLAEEIVIWMTPQFGFVKLSDRFTTGSSIMPQKRNPDAAELARAKVGRIAAAFQSLAMVMKGLPLAYSKDMQEDKETTFDALASLRLVMAAMAGMIGDLEPAPEVMRAAAGRGYSTATDLADWLVRELKMPFRDAHHVTGAIVKAAETKGVDLDKLPLADMQAIEPKITKAVFSVLSVENSVKSRTSYGGTAPQNVLKMARQWLRRLEKDRARG comes from the coding sequence GTGACCGATAAGTCCGCCAACGCCATGTGGGGTGGCCGTTTTCAAATGTCTCCGGCCGAGATCATGCAGGAGATAAATGCCTCAATCGGCTTCGACAAGCGGCTCGCGCCCCAGGACATTCGCGGCTCAAAGGCGCACGCCCAGATGCTCGCCGAGGCCGGGATCATAACCAAAGCCGACGCTCGCGAGATCGCAAAAGGTCTTGATCAAATTCAGGCGGAGATTGACACCGGAACATTCGAATTCTCCGTGGCGCTCGAAGACGTGCACATGAACGTCGAAAGCCGTCTTAAGACCCTCATCGGTGCGGCCGCGGGACGGCTGCATACGGCGCGCTCGCGCAACGATCAGGTGGCGACCGATTTCCGGCTTTACGTCCGTGACGCCGTCGACGGCATCGACGAAGCTCTCGAGCGCGTGCAGCAGGCGCTGGCGGAGAAAGCGGAGGTGCATGCGGCGACCGTCATGCCGGGATTCACGCATCTGCAGCCTGCGCAGCCCGTCACGTTCGGCCATCATCTTCTCGCCTATGTCGAGATGATCGCGCGCGATCGCGGCCGGTTTGCAGATGCCCGCAAGCGCCTCAACGAATGCCCGCTCGGGTCGGCGGCGCTTGCCGGAACGTCGTTCCCGATCGACCGGAAGAAAACGGCGGAAGCACTGGGTTTTGATCGCCCGATGGCGAACTCGCTCGATGGTGTGTCGGATCGCGATTTCGCGCTCGAGACGCTGGCTGCAGCGACGATCACGGCCGTGCATTTCTCGCGGCTTGCAGAAGAGATCGTTATCTGGATGACGCCGCAGTTTGGGTTCGTGAAACTGTCGGACCGGTTCACGACCGGATCGTCGATCATGCCGCAAAAGCGAAACCCGGACGCGGCCGAGCTGGCGCGCGCCAAGGTCGGGCGTATCGCAGCAGCATTCCAGAGCCTCGCGATGGTGATGAAGGGGCTGCCGCTCGCCTACTCGAAGGATATGCAGGAAGACAAGGAAACGACGTTCGACGCGCTCGCGAGTCTCAGGCTCGTCATGGCGGCGATGGCGGGCATGATCGGCGATCTCGAGCCGGCGCCCGAAGTCATGCGTGCGGCTGCCGGACGCGGCTATTCGACCGCGACCGATCTTGCCGACTGGCTCGTCCGGGAACTCAAGATGCCGTTCCGGGATGCCCATCATGTCACAGGCGCCATCGTCAAAGCCGCGGAAACGAAGGGCGTCGATCTCGATAAGCTCCCGCTTGCCGATATGCAGGCGATCGAGCCCAAGATCACGAAAGCCGTATTTTCGGTGCTTTCCGTAGAAAACTCCGTCAAGAGCCGAACCAGCTATGGGGGAACTGCGCCACAGAACGTCCTCAAAATGGCGCGTCAGTGGCTGCGGCGGTTGGAAAAGGACCGGGCGAGGGGCTAG
- the lptM gene encoding LPS translocon maturation chaperone LptM — translation MAALLRLKSLVAVALFCAVGFGFAGCGVKGPLEPPPEAKVAGDAKSPEARDPGSNSDAPQKPHEGFVLDPLLR, via the coding sequence ATGGCAGCGCTTTTGCGCCTGAAGTCCCTGGTGGCCGTGGCCCTATTCTGCGCCGTGGGATTCGGCTTCGCGGGCTGCGGCGTCAAAGGACCGCTGGAGCCGCCGCCCGAAGCCAAGGTCGCGGGCGATGCCAAATCGCCTGAGGCGCGCGATCCGGGCTCCAATTCGGACGCTCCGCAGAAGCCGCACGAGGGTTTTGTTCTCGATCCGCTGCTGCGATAA
- the lysA gene encoding diaminopimelate decarboxylase: MHHFHYRDGILHAEDVSLARIADDVGTPFYCYSTATLERHYDVLARAFRDQQALICFAVKANSNQAVLATMARLGAGMDVVSEGELRRARAAGVPASKIIFAGVGKTRGEMAYALEEGILGFNVESEPELLALSEVATAIGKTAAIAIRVNPDVDAKTHAKISTGKAENKFGVPFEDARELYGRAAKLPGIKIAGIHMHIGSQITDLAPFRDAFALLRDLARDLKADGIRLEHLDIGGGLGVPYRGSNDVPPTPDEYAAVVKSALGDLGLKIVLEPGRMIVGNAGVLVTRVTYVKEGEDKTFTIVDAAMNDLIRPTLYEAHHDIWPVAEQRNDMAPVQQDVVGPVCETGDFLAEDRALPPPQAGDLLAIMTAGAYGAVMSSTYNTRLLVPEVLVNGDRYAVVRPRPSYDDLISADKLPPWIEG, from the coding sequence ATGCATCATTTTCACTATAGGGATGGCATTCTCCATGCCGAGGATGTCAGCCTCGCGCGGATCGCCGACGACGTTGGCACGCCGTTCTATTGCTATTCGACGGCGACGCTCGAGCGCCATTACGACGTACTCGCGCGCGCGTTCCGCGATCAGCAGGCGCTGATCTGCTTCGCCGTCAAAGCCAATTCCAATCAGGCGGTGCTCGCGACGATGGCGCGGCTCGGCGCGGGAATGGATGTCGTCTCAGAGGGCGAGTTGCGCCGGGCGCGGGCGGCGGGTGTTCCAGCTTCGAAGATCATTTTCGCGGGCGTGGGCAAGACGCGCGGCGAGATGGCATATGCGCTCGAGGAGGGTATCCTCGGCTTCAATGTCGAAAGTGAGCCGGAGCTTTTGGCGCTGAGCGAGGTCGCGACTGCGATCGGCAAGACGGCGGCGATCGCGATCCGCGTCAATCCAGATGTCGATGCCAAGACGCACGCGAAGATTTCAACCGGCAAAGCCGAGAACAAATTCGGCGTACCCTTCGAAGATGCGCGTGAGCTCTATGGGCGGGCTGCAAAGCTACCGGGCATCAAGATTGCCGGCATTCACATGCATATCGGCAGCCAGATCACCGATCTTGCGCCGTTCCGCGATGCCTTTGCGTTGTTGCGCGACCTAGCGCGCGATCTCAAGGCCGACGGCATTCGGCTCGAGCATCTGGATATTGGCGGCGGGCTCGGGGTGCCCTATCGCGGCTCGAACGATGTGCCGCCGACGCCCGATGAGTACGCTGCCGTCGTCAAGTCTGCGCTGGGCGATCTTGGCCTGAAGATCGTGCTCGAACCAGGCCGCATGATCGTCGGAAATGCGGGCGTGCTCGTGACGCGGGTTACCTACGTCAAGGAAGGCGAGGACAAGACGTTCACCATCGTCGATGCGGCGATGAACGATCTCATTCGTCCGACGCTTTACGAAGCCCATCATGATATCTGGCCGGTCGCGGAACAGCGCAACGATATGGCGCCCGTGCAGCAGGATGTTGTCGGGCCGGTGTGCGAGACGGGCGATTTTCTGGCTGAGGACCGGGCGCTACCACCGCCCCAGGCGGGCGATCTTTTGGCCATCATGACGGCCGGCGCTTACGGGGCCGTGATGTCGTCGACCTACAATACACGCTTGCTGGTGCCGGAGGTGCTGGTCAACGGCGATCGCTATGCCGTCGTCCGGCCACGCCCGAGCTATGACGATCTGATCAGTGCGGATAAACTTCCGCCGTGGATCGAGGGCTGA
- a CDS encoding TIGR02302 family protein, translating to MADPNNTDSNSALSRSFARKVRFSTLALVFERLWPRLWLLIGIAVLFALVSFVGVWPYLDPLVHKALLAAFATAAIAAAIYAARIPWPTRDEAIRRIERRSGIPHRPATSYEDTLSSGTSNAETTVLWQAHRERLARAIARLRVGNPRPRTDRFDPLALRGLAVLLLIPAALLVTGSLGDRLSSAFRFGVVGSGPPTRVDAWVTPPPYTALPPVLLSDGSQQASADGEEQKRFFEVPDHSLLTFRGVGFGPKGVALEVLSDGAPSAVRVKPEPRKAGDTSGVSEVRYELRKSSRIRALSGSRELGQWTFDVIADELPKISMTKEITGTPRGSMRISYKAEDDYGVASAEVKLRPLPPKAGDPATSWARPPPLTGPRLPLEPPPVLSLKIPRPGAKKVDASTLLEIGEHPWAGQRVQLWLEATDVGGQVGRSKPIEIVLPARRFKNPLARALIEQRRKLAEDSRNRPMVVRALDALTMEPQGFINDTSVYLGLRAIYHRLDREATRDALKESVDELWQIALKVEDGNLSQAERALKDAQDRLSNALQKGDDKEIQDALADLKKRLNDYLNEMQKNADKENPSAGDQQQDDQMQELGQQDLDQMMKDLEKSARQGSREEAERMLSELRELMDRLQANNTPEARAQQQRAQQMMKKLNELDNLARRQQELMDDTFSEQRRREGGQQPEGGSQDDPNGQGMPKAGQQGQKGRSQQRGQNGMDANRQGGGEQGEGQQGSDGNNVGRQQRGKGDLQDRQAQLREQLDQLKKDLKQMGAGDPDKLGNAQDSMSKAEDALKQNDLDEAGNQQGQALEQMRQSAQQMAEQMQKNAQQRLGRGGNSPRDPLGRPQRAQGPDLGTSVKVPDAIDAQRAREILEELRKRSGDSLRPQEELDYIDRLLKRF from the coding sequence ATGGCTGACCCTAACAACACGGATAGCAATTCCGCGCTTTCGCGGTCGTTTGCGCGCAAGGTCCGCTTCAGCACGCTCGCGCTGGTGTTCGAGCGGCTGTGGCCGCGACTCTGGCTGCTGATCGGCATTGCGGTGCTTTTTGCGCTGGTTTCGTTCGTCGGTGTCTGGCCCTATCTCGATCCTCTCGTTCACAAGGCACTCCTTGCTGCATTTGCGACCGCAGCCATTGCGGCGGCGATCTATGCCGCGCGCATTCCGTGGCCGACACGCGATGAAGCCATCCGGCGCATCGAGCGTCGTTCGGGCATTCCGCATCGTCCTGCTACGTCCTACGAGGACACGCTTTCCTCGGGCACGTCGAATGCCGAGACGACGGTGCTTTGGCAGGCGCATCGGGAGCGCTTGGCGCGCGCCATCGCACGTTTAAGAGTCGGCAATCCGCGGCCACGAACGGACCGCTTCGATCCGCTGGCGTTGCGCGGACTCGCGGTGCTGCTGCTGATCCCGGCCGCGCTGCTCGTGACCGGCAGTCTCGGCGACCGGCTTTCGTCGGCTTTTCGCTTTGGGGTCGTGGGTTCGGGCCCTCCGACGCGCGTCGATGCCTGGGTAACGCCACCGCCCTATACCGCCCTGCCGCCGGTTCTTTTGTCCGACGGTTCGCAACAGGCGTCTGCCGATGGCGAAGAGCAGAAACGATTCTTCGAGGTTCCCGACCATAGCCTGTTGACATTTAGGGGCGTTGGCTTCGGCCCGAAGGGCGTTGCGCTTGAAGTGTTGAGCGATGGCGCCCCGTCCGCCGTACGCGTCAAACCGGAGCCGCGAAAGGCCGGCGATACGTCGGGCGTTTCGGAAGTCCGCTATGAGCTTCGCAAATCGTCGCGTATTCGGGCGCTGTCCGGGTCGCGTGAGCTTGGGCAGTGGACGTTCGACGTCATTGCCGATGAGCTTCCCAAGATTTCGATGACAAAGGAAATCACGGGCACACCGCGCGGCTCGATGCGTATCTCCTACAAAGCGGAAGACGATTACGGCGTCGCCAGTGCCGAAGTGAAACTCAGACCTTTGCCGCCGAAGGCCGGCGATCCGGCAACGTCGTGGGCACGGCCGCCGCCGCTCACCGGGCCGCGATTGCCGCTTGAGCCGCCGCCGGTCTTAAGCCTCAAGATTCCGCGTCCCGGCGCCAAGAAAGTCGATGCGTCGACACTGCTCGAAATCGGGGAACATCCCTGGGCAGGCCAGCGCGTGCAGCTGTGGCTCGAAGCGACGGATGTCGGCGGCCAAGTCGGGCGCAGCAAGCCGATCGAGATCGTGCTGCCGGCGCGACGGTTCAAGAATCCGCTTGCACGGGCTTTGATCGAGCAGCGGCGGAAGCTCGCTGAAGATTCGCGCAACCGGCCGATGGTCGTCCGCGCGCTCGATGCGCTGACGATGGAGCCCCAAGGCTTCATCAACGATACGTCCGTATATCTCGGTTTGCGCGCGATCTATCACCGGCTCGACCGTGAAGCGACACGCGATGCGCTCAAAGAATCCGTCGATGAACTCTGGCAGATCGCGCTCAAAGTCGAAGACGGTAATCTTTCTCAGGCCGAGCGCGCCCTGAAGGACGCTCAGGATCGGTTGTCCAACGCGCTTCAAAAGGGCGACGACAAGGAAATCCAGGATGCGCTAGCCGATCTGAAGAAGCGGCTCAACGACTATCTCAACGAGATGCAGAAGAACGCCGACAAGGAGAACCCCTCGGCGGGTGACCAGCAGCAAGACGATCAGATGCAGGAGCTGGGCCAGCAGGATCTCGATCAGATGATGAAGGACCTCGAAAAGAGCGCCCGGCAAGGGTCGCGCGAAGAGGCCGAGCGCATGCTGTCGGAATTGCGCGAGCTGATGGACCGTCTGCAGGCAAACAACACGCCGGAAGCGCGGGCGCAGCAGCAGCGCGCGCAGCAGATGATGAAGAAGCTCAACGAGCTCGATAACCTCGCGCGGCGTCAACAGGAACTCATGGACGATACGTTCAGCGAGCAGCGGCGTCGGGAAGGTGGTCAGCAACCGGAAGGCGGTTCGCAGGACGACCCAAATGGCCAGGGAATGCCGAAGGCCGGACAGCAGGGCCAGAAGGGTCGGAGCCAGCAACGTGGCCAAAATGGCATGGATGCCAACCGGCAAGGCGGCGGCGAGCAGGGTGAAGGTCAGCAAGGTTCGGACGGGAATAACGTCGGACGTCAGCAGCGCGGCAAGGGCGACCTACAGGATCGCCAGGCGCAGCTACGCGAGCAGCTCGACCAGTTGAAAAAAGATCTGAAGCAAATGGGTGCCGGGGATCCGGACAAGCTCGGCAATGCCCAGGATTCCATGAGCAAGGCCGAAGACGCGCTGAAGCAGAACGATCTCGATGAGGCCGGCAACCAGCAGGGGCAGGCACTCGAGCAGATGCGTCAGAGCGCGCAGCAGATGGCCGAGCAGATGCAGAAGAATGCGCAGCAGCGCCTCGGCCGGGGCGGCAATTCTCCGCGCGATCCGCTGGGCCGGCCGCAACGCGCCCAAGGTCCCGATCTCGGTACGTCCGTCAAAGTGCCGGACGCGATCGATGCGCAGCGTGCGCGTGAAATTCTCGAAGAGCTGCGCAAGCGCTCCGGCGACAGCCTCCGGCCGCAGGAAGAGCTTGATTATATCGACCGGCTGTTGAAGCGGTTCTGA
- a CDS encoding extracellular catalytic domain type 2 short-chain-length polyhydroxyalkanoate depolymerase, which produces MTNLIRVAARNLLFLAVMLTVAGCREAPRETTAALPALGANINETTVSGISSGAYMAGQFQMAHAKRVIGAAIIAGGPYGCSESIFANTIPGAGTAFLNLSKAVNGCMLNLLESWGVADPTELAKKAEARADKGEIDPIGDVRRDRIYLFTGTSDRTVAPSIVKHAAEFYAKLGVPSANIELVSNLPAGHAFVTDDKGNACEISAEPYVVDCNYDQAGALLKQMYGSLQPRAETPTGDFINFDQRPFAGSDMSGSGLAETGVVYVPKACRETSGCRVHVAFHGCAQNRETVGDAFIKESGFARWADTNRLIVLFPQVAASPINPQGCWDWWGYTGPQYLTRDAPQIAAVNRMLDGLQASAGGA; this is translated from the coding sequence ATGACCAACCTGATTCGAGTTGCAGCACGGAATCTTTTATTCCTTGCGGTGATGCTTACAGTGGCAGGCTGCCGCGAAGCTCCGCGAGAGACAACCGCTGCACTTCCCGCACTCGGCGCCAACATCAACGAAACGACAGTGTCGGGCATTTCGTCCGGCGCCTACATGGCCGGGCAATTCCAGATGGCGCACGCCAAGCGCGTCATCGGAGCCGCGATCATCGCCGGTGGTCCCTATGGTTGCTCGGAAAGCATTTTTGCCAACACAATTCCGGGCGCGGGAACTGCGTTTCTCAATCTCAGCAAAGCCGTCAACGGCTGCATGCTCAATTTGCTTGAATCCTGGGGCGTGGCCGATCCGACCGAGCTTGCGAAGAAGGCCGAGGCACGTGCCGACAAAGGTGAGATCGACCCGATCGGCGATGTCAGGCGCGACCGCATTTATCTTTTTACCGGAACCTCCGACCGCACCGTCGCGCCATCGATCGTCAAGCATGCTGCCGAGTTCTACGCCAAGCTCGGAGTCCCATCTGCGAACATCGAGCTGGTTTCAAATCTTCCGGCCGGCCACGCCTTCGTGACCGACGATAAAGGAAATGCCTGCGAAATCTCGGCCGAGCCTTATGTCGTCGATTGCAACTACGATCAGGCGGGCGCGTTGCTGAAACAGATGTATGGCAGCCTGCAACCGCGAGCGGAAACCCCCACGGGAGATTTCATCAACTTCGATCAGCGCCCGTTCGCCGGAAGCGATATGAGCGGCAGCGGCCTCGCCGAAACCGGCGTCGTCTACGTTCCGAAGGCGTGCCGGGAGACATCGGGCTGTCGCGTTCATGTCGCATTTCACGGATGCGCACAAAATCGGGAGACGGTCGGCGACGCATTCATCAAGGAATCTGGCTTCGCGCGATGGGCTGACACAAATCGTCTGATCGTGCTCTTTCCGCAGGTCGCCGCGTCACCGATCAACCCTCAGGGCTGCTGGGACTGGTGGGGATATACCGGTCCGCAGTATTTGACACGCGACGCGCCGCAGATTGCCGCAGTGAACCGCATGCTCGACGGCTTGCAAGCGAGCGCCGGAGGCGCGTAA